A region from the Lemur catta isolate mLemCat1 chromosome 7, mLemCat1.pri, whole genome shotgun sequence genome encodes:
- the LOC123642074 gene encoding NACHT, LRR and PYD domains-containing protein 10-like: MVLADDPQKALLWALSELEENNFKILKFHLRGMALPEGQPHLARGELEGLSRVELASKLVLTYGAQEAVRVVLEVLKVMNLLELVDQLRLICLNDYRETYREHVRSLEEMREGAGGSSYIQLLLVAKPSSGSSESSASPVPEQELDSVVVEALFGSGEKPYPAPSSVVLQGSAGAGKTTLAKKMVLDWAMGTLYPGRFDYVFYVSCKEVVLLPKGKIEQLLFWCCGDSQAPVTEILRQPERLLFILDGFDELQRPFEKHLKKMSSSPKEELLHRLISRRILPTCSLLITTRPQALHNLKPLLKHTEYLHILGFSEEERRSYFRSYFKDEEQARKAFEVVEGNAILYQACQVPGICWVVCSWLKRQLERGQGVSETPRNSADIFMAYVSTFLPSDDKDGCSEPSRHRVLRSLCSLAAEGIQHQRFLFEEAELRKHNLDGPSLAAFLSSNDYQEGVDIKKFYSFCHISFQEFFHAMSYLVTEDQSRLGEASRREVERVLQEKDPEGNKEMTLSVQFLLDMSKKESSSNLELKFRFKISPCIMQDLKHIKEQVESLKLNRTWDFELSLNKFKIKNLAQGIQIRDMSFNIKHSNERKSHSSKLFSVKTSLNNGQKEEPKCPLVNKGNIAGMQKEASKGKGRGAEEPVSYIIACTLCSLGHLEPP, translated from the exons ATGGTCCTGGCTGATGACCCCCAGAAGGCATTGCTCTGGGCTCTGAGTGAACTTGAGGAGAACAATTTCAAGATATTAAAGTTCCACTTACGGGGTATGGCCCTGCCTGAGGGCCAGCCCCACCTGGCCAGAGGGGAGCTGGAGGGTCTGAGTCGGGTGGAGCTGGCATCTAAGCTGGTTCTAACTTACGGAGCACAGGAGGCTGTGAGAGTGGTGCTCGAGGTCTTGAAGGTCATGAACCTGTTGGAACTCGTGGACCAGCTCAGACTCATTTGTCTCAATG ATTACAGAGAAACATACCGAGAGCACGTGCGCTCCCTAGAGGAGATGAGAGAaggggcaggtggcagcagcTACATTCAGCTGCTCCTGGTGGCCAAGCCCAGCTCAGGGAGCTCAGAATCATCTGCCTCCCCTGTCCCAGAGCAGGAGCTGGACTCTGTCGTGGTGGAAGCTCTATTTGGTTCGGGGGAAAAGCCCTACCCGGCCCCATCCTCAGTGGTGCTACAGGGGTCTGCTGGCGCTGGGAAGACAACCCTGGCCAAGAAAATGGTGCTGGACTGGGCTATGGGTACCCTGTACCCAGGCCGGTTTGATTATGTCTTTTATGTGAGCTGCAAAGAAGTAGTCCTGCTGCCCAAGGGCAAAATTGAGCAGCTTCTCTTCTGGTGTTGTGGGGACAGTCAAGCCCCTGTCACAGAGATTCTGAGGCAGCCAGAGCGGCTGCTGTTCATCCTGGATGGCTTCGATGAGCTGCAGAGGCCCTTTGAGAAACACTTGAAGAAGATGAGCTCGAGTCCCAAGGAGGAGCTCCTGCACCGTCTAATTAGTAGAAGGATACTTCCCACATGCTCTCTGCTCATCACCACCCGGCCCCAGGCTTTGCATAATCTTAAACCCTTGCTGAAACACACAGAGTACCTCCACATCctaggcttctctgaggaggagaggaggagctATTTCAGGTCCTATTTCAAGGACGAGGAGCAAGCCAGGAAGGCCTTTGAAGTTGTAGAAGGCAATGCCATTCTCTACCAAGCGTGTCAGGTTCCAGGCATTTGCTGGGTGGTCTGCTCCTGGCTGAAGAGGCAGTTGGAGAGAGGCCAGGGAGTGTCAGAGACACCCAGAAACAGCGCTGACATCTTCATGGCCTATGTGTCCACCTTCCTGCCATCTGATGACAAGGACGGCTGCTCTGAGCCCTCCCGGCACAGGGTCCTGAGGAGTCTGTGCTCCTTGGCAGCTGAGGGGATCCAGCACCAGAGGTTCCTGTTTGAAGAAGCTGAGCTCAGGAAGCACAATTTAGAtggccccagcctggctgctTTCCTGAGCAGCAACGATTACCAAGAGGGAGTTGACATCAAGAAGTTCTACAGCTTCTGCCACATCAGCTTCCAGGAATTTTTTCATGCCATGTCCTACCTGGTGACAGAGGACCAGAGCCGGCTGGGGGAAGCATCCCGCAGAGAAGTGGAAAGGGTGTTGCAGGAAAAGGACCCAGAAGGGAACAAGGAGATGACCCTCAGTGTGCAGTTTCTATTGGATATGTCAAAGAAAGAGAGCTCCTCAAACTTGGAGCTAAAGTTCCGTTTCAAAATTTCTCCCTGTATAATGCAGGATCTGAAGCACATTAAAGAACAGGTGGAATCTTTGAAGTTGAACAGAACCTGGGATTTTGAACTCTCTCtgaataagtttaaaataaagaacctGGCACAAGGTATTCAAATAAGGGATATGTCATTCAACATAAAACATTCAAATGAAAGGAAGTCCCATAGCAGcaaattattttctgtgaaaaCCAGTTTGAATAATGGACAGAAAGAAGAGCCAAAATGTCCTCTTGTTAACAAAGGTAACATAGCAGGAATGCAAAAGGAGGCTTCTAAGGGAAAaggcagaggggcagaggaaCCAG
- the LOC123642075 gene encoding LOW QUALITY PROTEIN: NACHT, LRR and PYD domains-containing protein 10-like (The sequence of the model RefSeq protein was modified relative to this genomic sequence to represent the inferred CDS: inserted 2 bases in 1 codon): MALTRDPQDALLWALSELEENNFKILKFHLRGMALPEGQPHLARGELEGLSRVELASKLILTYGAQEAVRVVLKVLKVMNLLELVDQLSLICLNDYRETYREHVRSLEERREGEVGGSYIQLLLVAKPSSGSPESPACPVPEQELDSVVVEALFGSGEKPYPAPSSVVLQGSAGTGKTTLAKKMVLDWATGALYPGRFDYVFYVSCKEVVLLPKGKIEQLIFWCCGDSQAPVTEILRQPERLLFILDGFDELQRPFEKQLKKMSSSPKEELLHHLIRRKILPTCSLLITTRPQALHNLKPLLKHTEYLHILGFSEEERRSYFRSYFKDEEQARKAFEVVEGNAILHQACQVPDICWVVCSWLKRQMERGQAVSETPRNSTDIFMAYVSTFLPSDDKEGCSEXPQHRVLRSLCSLAAEGIQNQRFLFEEAELRKHSLDGPSLAAFLSSNDYQEGLDIKKFYSFRHISFQEFFHAMSYLVTEDQSQLGEASRREVERLLQEKDPEGNKEMTLSVQFLLDMSKKESSSNLELKFRLKISPCIMQDLKHIKEQMESLKLNRTWDLELLLHESKIKNLVNSIQMSDVSFKVEHSNERKSHSSKSFSVKTSLNNGQKE, translated from the exons ATGGCCCTGACTCGTGATCCCCAGGACGCATTGCTCTGGGCTCTGAGTGAACTTGAGGAGAACAATTTCAAGATATTAAAGTTCCACTTACGGGGTATGGCCCTGCCTGAGGGCCAGCCCCACCTGGCCAGAGGGGAGCTGGAGGGTCTGAGTCGGGTGGAGCTGGCATCTAAGCTGATTCTAACTTACGGAGCACAGGAGGCTGTGAGAGTGGTGCTCAAGGTCTTGAAGGTCATGAACCTGTTGGAACTCGTGGACCAGCTCAGCCTCATTTGTCTCAATG ATTACAGAGAAACATACCGAGAGCACGTGCGCTCCctagaggagaggagagaaggggaagttGGCGGCAGCTACATTCAGCTGCTCCTGGTGGCCAAGCCCAGCTCAGGGAGCCCAGAATCACCTGCCTGCCCTGTCCCAGAGCAGGAGCTGGACTCTGTCGTGGTGGAAGCTCTATTTGGTTCGGGGGAAAAGCCCTACCCGGCCCCATCCTCAGTGGTGCTACAGGGGTCTGCTGGCACTGGGAAGACAACCCTGGCCAAGAAAATGGTGCTGGACTGGGCCACTGGTGCTCTGTACCCAGGCCGGTTTGATTATGTCTTTTATGTGAGCTGCAAAGAAGTGGTCCTGCTGCCCAAGGGCAAAATTGAGCAGCTCATCTTCTGGTGTTGTGGGGACAGTCAAGCCCCTGTCACAGAGATTCTGAGGCAGCCAGAGCGGCTCCTGTTCATCCTGGATGGCTTCGATGAGCTGCAGAGGCCCTTTGAGAAACAATTGAAGAAGATGAGCTCTAGTCCCAAGGAGGAGCTCTTGCACCACCTAATTAGGAGAAAGATACTTCCCACATGCTCCTTGCTCATCACCACCCGGCCCCAGGCTTTGCATAATCTTAAGCCCTTGCTGAAACACACAGAGTACCTCCACATCctaggcttctctgaggaggagaggaggagctATTTCAGGTCCTATTTCAAGGACGAGGAGCAAGCCAGGAAGGCCTTTGAAGTTGTAGAAGGCAATGCCATTCTCCACCAAGCGTGTCAGGTTCCAGACATTTGCTGGGTGGTCTGCTCCTGGCTGAAGAGGCAGATGGAGAGAGGCCAGGCAGTGTCGGAGACACCCAGAAACAGCACTGACATCTTCATGGCCTATGTGTCCACCTTCCTGCCGTCTGATGACAAGGAGGGCTGCTCTGA CCCCCAGCACAGGGTCCTGAGGAGTCTGTGCTCCTTGGCGGCTGAGGGGATCCAGAACCAGAGGTTCCTGTTTGAAGAAGCTGAGCTCAGGAAACACAGTTTAGATGGCCCCAGCTTGGCTGCTTTCCTGAGCAGCAACGATTACCAAGAGGGACTTGACATCAAGAAGTTCTATAGCTTCCGCCACATCAGCTTCCAGGAATTTTTTCATGCCATGTCCTACCTGGTGACAGAGGACCAGAGCCAGCTGGGGGAAGCATCCCGCAGAGAAGTAGAAAGGCTGTTGCAGGAAAAGGACCCAGAAGGGAACAAGGAGATGACCCTCAGTGTGCAGTTTCTATTGGATATGTCAAAGAAAGAGAGCTCCTCAAACTTGGAGCTAAAGTTCCGTCTCAAAATTTCTCCCTGTATAATGCAGGATCTGAAGCATATTAAAGAACAGATGGAATCTCTGAAGTTGAACAGGACCTGGGATTTGGAACTCTTGCTGCATGAGTCTAAGATAAAGAATCTGGTAAACAGTATTCAGATGAGTGATGTGTCATTCAAGGTAGAACATTCAAATGAAAGGAAGTCCCACAGCAGCAAGTCATTTTCTGTCAAAACCAGCTTGAATAATGGACAGAAAGAATAG